In Paenibacillus ihbetae, the following are encoded in one genomic region:
- the ileS gene encoding isoleucine--tRNA ligase, translated as MNRVDVKEKARARELRILDKWNKENTFKKSIELRAGKPNYVFYEGPPTANGAPHIGHVLGRVIKDFVGRYQTMKGYHVVRKAGWDTHGLPVELGVEKQLGISGKQEIENYGVEAFIKKCKASVFEYEHKWRELTEAIAYWTDLDHPYITLENNYIESVWNILATIHDKGLLYRGHRVSPYCPCCQTTLSSHEVAQGYEDVKDLSATAKFKLHDSGEYILAWTTTPWTLPSHVALAVNPNMEYARVQQEDGIYIVAKNLVEDVMKGEYTVLSTLQGSELVGKSYTPPFTYVKAEKANIVVGASFVTDASGTGIVHMAPAHGEDDYRVCRENGISFVSVVNGQGRYTDEVTDFAGRFVKDCDLDIVKTLSEKGLLYSKEKYEHSYPFCWRCKSPLLYYAMESWFIETTAVKDQLIANNNEVTWYPGHVREGRFGKFLEDLVDWNISRNRYWGTPLNVWVCGTCDGQFAPHSIAELRAQAVSEVSEDLELHKPYVDEVKVKCPHCDGGVMERTSEVIDVWFDSGSMPFAQYHYPFEDNEKFAQQFPADMICEGIDQTRGWFYSLLAVSTLFTGKAPYKAVMATGHILDENGQKMSKSKGNVIDPWEIIEEYGTDAFRWALLADSAPWNSKRFSKGIVGEAKSKVIDTLVNTHAFLTLYAGIDGYNPAEHPFKGSDNKLDRWILSRLNSLIQVVDKGLSVNDFLNAAKAIEAFVDELSNWYIRRSRDRFWGSGLGEDKLAAYGTLTHVLLTVAKLMAPFTPMLSEDIFVNLGGGESVHLADFPEADEALIDKSLEQDMETARQIVELARNVRNETGIKTRQPLSELIISMDRQFDLAGYEAIIKDEINVKSIIVETSDSGFVDFTLKMNLKVAGKKYGKNIGFLQGFLKGMSSDETRAVVQNGGVNVTSPEGEELQITSEELLIEKKAKEGFASASGYGLTVALNTDITPELEQEGWVREVVRAVQDTRKKLDLAIEKRVDLTLDTDEELKAAITAFEQVLRENVLVNELHFGKAGDMERVELGGKTIGISIA; from the coding sequence GAAGGGCTACCATGTTGTCCGCAAAGCGGGCTGGGACACGCACGGGCTTCCGGTTGAATTGGGCGTCGAGAAGCAGCTCGGCATTTCCGGCAAGCAGGAGATCGAGAATTACGGCGTGGAGGCGTTCATCAAGAAATGTAAGGCCAGCGTGTTCGAATATGAGCATAAGTGGCGCGAGCTGACCGAAGCGATTGCCTACTGGACCGATCTGGACCATCCTTATATCACGCTGGAGAACAACTATATCGAGAGCGTATGGAACATTTTGGCGACGATTCATGACAAGGGGCTGCTGTACCGCGGACATCGCGTCAGCCCGTACTGCCCTTGCTGCCAGACGACGCTGAGCTCCCACGAAGTGGCCCAAGGCTACGAAGATGTAAAGGATTTGAGTGCAACGGCGAAGTTCAAGCTGCATGACAGCGGTGAGTACATCCTTGCATGGACGACCACCCCATGGACGCTGCCATCGCACGTTGCGCTTGCGGTGAACCCGAATATGGAATATGCCCGTGTCCAGCAGGAGGACGGCATCTACATCGTGGCGAAAAACCTGGTGGAAGACGTCATGAAGGGCGAGTACACCGTCCTGTCCACGCTTCAAGGCTCCGAGCTGGTGGGCAAATCTTACACGCCTCCTTTCACATATGTGAAGGCCGAGAAGGCGAATATCGTTGTCGGAGCATCGTTTGTTACGGATGCAAGCGGTACGGGGATCGTGCACATGGCTCCGGCCCACGGGGAAGACGACTACCGCGTATGCCGCGAGAACGGCATCAGCTTCGTAAGCGTCGTAAACGGTCAGGGACGGTATACGGACGAGGTCACGGATTTTGCCGGACGCTTCGTGAAGGATTGCGATCTGGATATCGTGAAGACCCTTTCGGAGAAGGGACTGCTGTACAGCAAAGAGAAATACGAGCACAGCTATCCGTTCTGCTGGCGCTGCAAATCGCCGCTGCTCTACTATGCTATGGAAAGCTGGTTTATCGAAACGACCGCGGTCAAGGATCAGCTCATCGCCAACAACAACGAGGTGACCTGGTATCCTGGCCATGTGCGCGAAGGCCGCTTTGGCAAGTTCCTTGAGGATCTGGTGGATTGGAATATCAGCCGGAACCGGTATTGGGGAACGCCGCTGAATGTATGGGTGTGCGGAACATGCGACGGGCAATTTGCGCCGCACAGCATCGCCGAGCTTCGCGCTCAAGCGGTAAGCGAGGTCTCCGAGGATCTGGAGCTGCATAAGCCGTACGTGGATGAAGTCAAGGTGAAATGTCCGCATTGCGACGGCGGAGTCATGGAACGGACCTCTGAAGTGATCGACGTCTGGTTTGACAGCGGATCGATGCCGTTCGCGCAGTACCATTATCCGTTCGAGGATAACGAGAAATTCGCGCAGCAGTTCCCAGCCGATATGATCTGCGAAGGGATTGACCAAACACGGGGCTGGTTCTACAGCTTGCTCGCGGTATCGACGCTGTTTACGGGCAAGGCGCCATATAAGGCGGTTATGGCTACGGGACATATCCTGGACGAGAACGGGCAAAAAATGTCCAAATCCAAAGGAAACGTCATCGATCCTTGGGAAATCATCGAAGAATACGGCACCGACGCGTTCCGCTGGGCGCTGCTTGCCGACAGTGCGCCTTGGAACAGCAAACGCTTCTCCAAGGGCATCGTAGGCGAAGCCAAGTCGAAGGTGATCGATACCCTTGTAAACACCCATGCTTTCCTGACGTTATATGCCGGAATCGACGGCTACAATCCGGCGGAGCACCCATTCAAGGGCTCGGACAACAAGCTCGACCGCTGGATTCTGTCCCGACTGAACAGCTTGATTCAAGTCGTGGACAAAGGGCTGTCGGTGAACGACTTCTTGAATGCGGCGAAAGCGATTGAAGCTTTTGTCGATGAGCTGAGCAACTGGTATATCCGTCGTTCGCGGGACCGCTTCTGGGGCAGCGGCCTCGGAGAAGATAAGCTGGCCGCCTACGGAACGCTGACCCATGTGCTGCTGACCGTTGCCAAACTGATGGCTCCGTTTACGCCGATGCTGTCAGAGGATATCTTCGTAAACCTCGGCGGCGGAGAGAGCGTGCATTTGGCCGACTTCCCTGAAGCGGACGAAGCGCTGATCGACAAGTCGCTGGAGCAGGACATGGAGACGGCAAGACAGATCGTCGAGCTTGCGCGCAATGTCCGCAACGAGACGGGCATCAAGACGCGTCAACCGCTCTCCGAGCTGATTATCTCGATGGATCGTCAATTTGATCTTGCCGGGTATGAGGCGATCATCAAGGACGAAATCAATGTGAAGTCGATCATCGTGGAAACAAGCGACAGCGGCTTTGTTGATTTCACCTTGAAGATGAACCTGAAGGTGGCGGGTAAAAAGTACGGTAAAAATATCGGCTTCCTGCAGGGCTTCCTGAAGGGCATGAGCAGCGACGAAACCCGTGCGGTCGTACAGAACGGCGGCGTGAACGTCACTTCGCCGGAAGGGGAAGAGCTGCAGATTACGTCGGAAGAGCTGCTGATCGAGAAGAAAGCGAAGGAAGGCTTCGCCTCCGCGTCCGGTTATGGATTGACGGTTGCCCTCAACACCGACATTACGCCTGAGCTTGAGCAGGAAGGCTGGGTGCGCGAGGTTGTGCGGGCGGTGCAGGACACCCGGAAGAAGCTGGACCTCGCCATCGAGAAGCGTGTCGATCTGACTCTTGATACGGATGAGGAACTGAAAGCCGCGATTACGGCATTCGAACAAGTGCTGCGCGAGAATGTACTCGTAAATGAGCTGCATTTCGGCAAAGCAGGCGATATGGAACGTGTTGAGCTCGGTGGAAAGACAATCGGGATTTCCATTGCTTAA
- a CDS encoding RluA family pseudouridine synthase, which yields MLQDEQRTDHVMDSDEQEQDTQEWVVDAESAKTRIDKYITEGLDEDVSRSQVQLWIADGHVLVNDSPVKANYKVSQGDRISLAIPAPSVVEIVPEDIPLDIAFEDRDVIVVNKPRGMVVHPAPGHVSGTLVNALMHHCKDLSGINGELRPGIVHRIDKDTTGLIMAAKNDKAHASLAAQLKEHSVNRRYLALVHGSISHDQGTIDAPIGRDPQDRKMYTVTDRNSKHAVTHFTVVERFGDYSLLELKLETGRTHQIRVHMKYIGHPLVGDPVYGKSKGIKLNGQALHAAVLGFVHPATGQYLEFSAPMPDDMEELLTILKSR from the coding sequence ATGTTGCAGGACGAGCAGCGTACAGATCATGTGATGGATTCGGACGAGCAGGAGCAGGACACTCAAGAGTGGGTCGTCGACGCCGAGTCCGCCAAGACCCGAATTGATAAATATATCACCGAAGGACTCGATGAGGATGTATCTCGCTCACAGGTCCAGCTGTGGATCGCCGATGGGCATGTCCTAGTAAACGATTCGCCGGTGAAGGCCAATTACAAGGTAAGCCAGGGAGACCGAATCTCGCTGGCTATACCAGCCCCATCGGTCGTCGAAATTGTTCCGGAGGATATTCCGCTCGACATTGCGTTTGAAGACCGTGACGTAATCGTGGTCAACAAACCAAGAGGGATGGTGGTTCATCCGGCCCCCGGCCATGTATCCGGGACTTTGGTGAATGCGCTGATGCACCACTGCAAGGATTTGTCCGGCATTAACGGCGAACTCCGTCCGGGGATCGTCCATCGGATCGATAAGGACACCACAGGGCTGATCATGGCCGCCAAGAATGATAAGGCGCACGCGTCTCTGGCCGCACAGCTGAAGGAGCATAGCGTGAACCGGCGCTATCTCGCATTGGTGCATGGCAGCATCAGCCACGATCAGGGAACGATCGATGCGCCGATCGGCCGGGATCCGCAGGATCGCAAAATGTATACGGTCACGGACCGGAACAGCAAGCATGCGGTGACGCACTTTACCGTTGTGGAGCGATTCGGCGATTACAGCCTGCTCGAGCTGAAGCTGGAGACCGGCAGAACGCACCAAATCCGGGTGCATATGAAATATATCGGCCATCCCCTTGTCGGAGATCCGGTATATGGCAAGAGCAAAGGGATCAAGCTGAACGGACAAGCGCTGCATGCAGCCGTCCTCGGCTTCGTCCACCCAGCCACCGGACAATATTTGGAGTTCTCGGCACCTATGCCGGACGATATGGAAGAACTGCTGACGATTTTAAAGAGCCGTTAG
- the lspA gene encoding signal peptidase II, with the protein MVYYLIALVMFLIDQGTKFLIASRLELHEQIPVIGNFFLITSSRNRGAAFGILQDQLWFFIVVTIAVVAGIVWYLRKMTKEGRKLLPTALALVLGGALGNFIDRLLMGEVVDFLQFNFGNYTFPIFNIADSCIVIGVGLIILDTILDGRREKLHSSREVSGTEGNE; encoded by the coding sequence GTGGTATATTATTTGATTGCATTGGTGATGTTTCTTATCGATCAGGGCACCAAATTTCTGATCGCCTCGAGGCTGGAGCTTCATGAGCAAATCCCGGTCATCGGCAATTTTTTCTTGATTACATCGAGCAGGAATCGGGGAGCCGCATTCGGTATTCTACAAGACCAGCTGTGGTTCTTTATCGTCGTAACGATTGCTGTCGTGGCCGGTATTGTATGGTATCTGCGCAAAATGACGAAGGAAGGCCGCAAATTGCTGCCGACAGCGCTGGCGCTGGTGCTTGGCGGTGCGCTGGGGAATTTTATCGACCGTTTGCTGATGGGCGAGGTTGTCGATTTTCTTCAATTCAATTTCGGCAACTACACCTTCCCGATATTCAACATTGCCGATTCCTGTATCGTGATTGGCGTTGGCCTGATCATATTGGACACCATTCTGGATGGAAGACGGGAGAAGCTCCATTCATCAAGAGAAGTTTCTGGAACGGAAGGGAATGAGTAA
- a CDS encoding DUF5665 domain-containing protein, giving the protein MAERTDTKDPAEHAKMNEEERLNAIHRMLTDIAQQLEKSRIADYTQLLNRPWRLIGTNLLAGTARGVGIALGFTFFAATIIYVLQALGALNLPIIGDYIADIVRIVQRQLELR; this is encoded by the coding sequence ATGGCGGAACGCACGGATACGAAGGATCCAGCGGAGCATGCGAAAATGAACGAGGAGGAGCGCTTGAACGCCATCCACCGGATGCTTACGGATATCGCACAGCAGCTTGAAAAGTCCAGGATTGCGGATTATACGCAGCTTCTGAATCGCCCATGGCGGCTGATCGGAACCAACTTGCTGGCGGGGACGGCGCGCGGCGTGGGAATTGCGCTCGGATTTACATTTTTCGCCGCAACGATTATTTATGTGCTTCAAGCTCTGGGAGCGCTCAATCTCCCCATTATCGGAGACTATATTGCCGATATCGTGCGTATCGTGCAGCGGCAGCTGGAGCTTCGGTAA
- a CDS encoding TraR/DksA C4-type zinc finger protein, with protein MSHLTQEQLSTLQQKLMERKAELESRMVHNDQHGLGESERDNTGELSHIDNHPGDLGTEVYERGKDLALQDRVDLELQRVIFALEAIHHGRYGVCETCGQPIPYERLEVLPDTKYCVEHTPKTEISRDRPVEEEVLAPAFGKSSMDEHEYAAFDGEDAWQIVESWGNSNSPALAEPNNIDSYNEMDIEHEDDLGGFVEVYENFVATNIDGSEVFIVRSPQYIDYLNRGEGSYLLDPHAESDDDSLI; from the coding sequence ATGTCGCATCTTACTCAGGAACAACTAAGTACCCTGCAGCAGAAACTGATGGAACGGAAGGCTGAGCTCGAATCACGGATGGTACACAACGACCAGCACGGGCTCGGCGAATCGGAGCGGGATAATACAGGCGAGTTATCCCATATCGACAACCATCCCGGAGACTTGGGTACCGAGGTTTATGAAAGAGGGAAGGATCTTGCGCTCCAAGACAGGGTGGATCTTGAGCTGCAGCGCGTCATTTTCGCGCTTGAAGCCATCCACCACGGGCGATACGGTGTATGCGAGACCTGCGGTCAGCCGATTCCGTATGAACGGCTTGAAGTCCTTCCCGATACCAAATATTGCGTTGAGCATACGCCGAAAACGGAAATTTCCAGAGACCGCCCGGTTGAAGAAGAGGTGCTGGCTCCCGCCTTCGGCAAATCCAGCATGGACGAGCATGAGTATGCGGCCTTCGACGGCGAGGATGCCTGGCAGATCGTTGAGAGCTGGGGGAACTCCAATTCACCTGCTTTAGCGGAACCGAATAATATTGACAGCTATAACGAAATGGATATCGAGCACGAGGATGATTTGGGCGGTTTTGTTGAAGTGTATGAAAACTTCGTGGCCACCAACATCGACGGGTCGGAAGTGTTCATCGTCCGCAGCCCGCAGTACATCGACTACCTGAATCGGGGAGAAGGAAGCTACCTGCTGGATCCTCATGCGGAGTCCGACGACGATTCGCTTATCTAA